Below is a window of Perca fluviatilis chromosome 14, GENO_Pfluv_1.0, whole genome shotgun sequence DNA.
TGTTCCATCTGTCATTCTTACATTCTGTctgttttcctctttttctgtctatctccctcctctttcctcaGCTCAAATCAGCTGGGCTTGGGCTGGGCTTCCACCTGCCAAAAGCACatatacagcagcagcagcagcaacaacaaaatatgaacaccaaTCTCTACGATAGCGCGAAATCTCACTCATCCATTCTCTCCTTTTGAATTCATAAGCCAGACTCCCTTTGGCGGACTCCTCTTTTCTCAGTCTCGCTAGCTGGTGTGATATTGCGGTTAGCTCCGCGACGTTGATAGCATGATAGAATCTATAGAAGAAATCACTGGCTGCATTGTGGTGTGCTTCCTTTCAAATCACCAGTTCCATTTCCCCTGGATCTGTGCTCCGAGACCAAATTCCCTGCTTCCTCCCTCAAAGCCCTCAGACTTCTCGTCTCCTCTTTCAACCCTTTTCTTCTCGTTTCCAATTCAGTTCAGAGTTTATATCTCAATTTCACCTTTAAGATTTCACCATTAATTCTCTATCTCTCCTTTGAGACTGTTATCCCTCCCCTCTGTTTTGTTTGGCGGTGTGATTTGTTTAGAGTTTAGTCAAACTCCAGATCACTTTCTCCCTCCTCGCTGAATTTCAGCATCTCTCCTGTGACGCCGGTTGCCTTGGCTCAGGCTTTCACGCTTATCTCTCCTCTGTTTTGCTTCTGTGTGAGACTCGGTGAGACTTTGTGTCTATCAGCATTTCCTCGTCTCATGCGGCACTGCCGAGCCCTCACCTCTACTGAccattgttattttaaagtttgtgcTTCCTTTTGGTTTGCAAGAGCTAAATTCAGCCAGGGCAACCGGGGTTTAAAGTAATATTATTAACAGCTGTACAATTGAATGCAATCCAATACTACCTTTATCCAGCACAATGTTCCCTTTTTGTCAAAGGTGTTGTTTCAACTCTTAGGACGCTGTGGGTGAGGCAACCTGTTTGTCTCTATGTATTTATAGATGCATCATATGCTATATGCATTGGTTTGAAATGATAGTTCAATTCATCCATGTGTCAGTCTATTGCAAAATTTCACCACACCgcctcatttctttttttcttttatcccaAATTTCTGTGCTCCTTTCTCTTCCCCTCCGCAgtctttcttcccttttttccATCCCCAGGTGTATTTCAGTTGTGTACACCCTTTTCTCTCTGTTCCGGTGACCGATTTAAATACCTCCCCTCCCTCGCCCCGGCCTTGCTTCATTGCTCTTTCCTCAAGGACCATTTGGCCCCgcccctctctcttcttcccCTTACTGTCTGTCATACTCTCTCCTTTCACCCATTCTTCTTTCATCTCAATCTCTCCCAAGGTGATTCAGGTAGAGCCCATCTCCTATCTTTGCCTTCTCCCTCAAtccctttcctcctcctgaAATCATTCCTGTCTTAAAATTCACCCGTTCTTCCCTTCTGGCTCTTTCCATCATTCAAACTATTAGTTCCTCCTCCACATCTGTCATTTTTTCCATTCACCCCTGGCAGCCATCTTCCTTACTTTGCTTCAATCCTTCTCATTATACCTGCACACAGTTTTTCATCTTTCCAATCTTctttccatctgtctgtcttccctgtcctctccctgttatACGGCTAGCTCCCTTCACCCCCTACTTGATGCCACTTACAGCAACAAAAATAATGCCATGATGGCAGTCCCTCTCCAACCTTCGCTCCGCTTCTCTTATTCCATATTTTACGGTAGCAACAACCCCATCACATAAATGTTTCATCAGTCTATGCTTGTAAACACAGAGGCAGTCAACTTTGACTTCATGCCGCCATAATTCATGTGCTTTGCATTAGTAATGTACATGTAAGTACACCAAGCAGATAAAACCCAAGCCACACTGTTACATTTTGTCAGGACTCCTATTTTGAATCCATCCATCTCGGATTTATTTACTACTTGCTTAGCTTAAACTTGTTCTTCCTTCTACTCTTTTTTTGTCTGTAACCAAGTGTCTACAGTAATACTCCTTTTCTTTTTGCTAGACCCACAGCCACTGTATACAGTTTGGCTCTTAGCAACTGGGAAAGATTGGCAGCTTTGCAAATTCGCTTTcacctcatgttttttttttttctttctaaaatgtAACCTAAAGGTATGAAGCAGGGTGTGGCAGTCTCCTAAACAATTTCTGATAATAAGAACGGCATTGCAGCCCTTAACCTCAAATCTGGTCTTCATaaatgtttgattgtttttccTCCTCCGAGAGCATGTTGAGTAAACACGGACGGTGAAGTGTGAAGGGATctcattttaaattcaaaatgaCATTGCTTACTGAAGGTAAAACTGTTGCTTCAAATTGAAAATGACATATCCCATCAAGATCCTGTGTTATGTTATCAGACGTGTCCATTAGTACTGGCACATTCTACTGTATCTCACTAAATGTTGCTGTAGACATATCTTGCATTCAGAGTCAGGCACTATTTACTTGCCTCTAGATGTTTTCATGTTCTAGGGCACACTGTCACAAATTTTTGAAAGTTCCCCTCCCTCAAAATCACCTTTTACTCCCCAATGTTCATGCACTTGTCCTCCTATGTGCACTGACTGACTATCCATCTGTTGGGTTTTAGTGTCATACAGTGGTGGAGATAAATTATTAACTTCCTTCGCTCCTCTATCCCTTCATCTGTCTCCCCACTCATCCTTCCTTTGAGCTACCCACCTGTCCATGTACAAGGTAAACGGTTGCGCTGCTGAAGTGTCCCGCTGTAATGGATAAATATTTAAGGAGTTTTGCATGAAAACAGGAATTACACCTTTTTTGAAGGAGGAAATAAAATACCTGTGTTTGCCTACAAAGGAAAAGCTAAAAGATACCTATTGGCAAGCATCGAAGCTACTGTAAAAGTACCATTTCATTACATTGGCTCCCATTGTTTGCATAGTGAGTAAAAGTTGAACTCGCCTGTAGATGAGGGTCTCGTCGGCGGTGCAGTTGTACTGTATCTGATACATCCAGACAACGTAAGCGGCAGACATGCGCCCCATATCCCACCGGACCTGAGCTGAGGTTGAAGTAACCCCTTGTACTCCAACCATCCTTTCTTCCTCCTCGTCCCCCACGTCGTCCTCCATGCTCCCTCCGTCGGCCCTTTCCCCTTCCGAGGCCCTGCTACTGTCGTCCTCATGGTCCTCGCCACCTCTCCTCCCATCCTCCACCTCCCCTCCACGTCCTGCGCCGTTGTTAATCCCTCCGTTTTTCCCTGTGCTGATATCCGAGGAGCCCGGATCGGCCCGTAAAATCCCATTTGTCACGTTCCTGTTGTTTTTGGTGTTCACGTTGTTACTCCCTGTGTTTCCGCCTGCTCCGCCCCGCTGAGGCAGGGGGATTATTTTCAGGTCCACGGTGGCAGTTGCTTCGCCCGCTGCGTTTATTGCGATGCATGTGTATGCCCCGTCATCCCGGACAACGGTTACCAACATATCCAAGGTCCCATTGCTGAAGGAGCTGGTCCGGGATGAATTGGCAATGATGCGGTCATCTGGTGAAACCCAGTGGACTACTGGCTCTGGGTCGCCAATGGAACGGCATTTTAGCGTGGCTCGCTGGCCCTCCAGCACCCACAGCTTGTGAGTGTGACGGGTGATGAGAGGTGGTTCACACGTGAACTCCTCCTCAGGAATCGACCAGAAatatctgagagagagagagagagagagagagagagagagagagagagagagagagagaggggtctTTTATCCCTCAGAGGTGGGTTTGGCAGATTAATGTAGTACATTAACCTAAAGATTTATGTGCTCTTGTCTATCAATTTAAGGGTAAAGTTCAGTAACACACAACAGTCGGAACAATTTCCCATGCTACTCTGCAGAAAACTAGACTAAGCAAAGAGTAATTAATGGTGACAGTGTTGACAGATGACAACAGCAGATGCTCAATCCTTTGATTTCACTCCATACTGTTGACTACAGGGTTAGACTGGAAGATTCTAGCAGAGAGATGCAGGGAGGAGAACGCGTGAGGTAACAGAATAATGACTTGCAGCAATAACCCATCATGGTTTCAAAATGTAGTCCTTAAGGCCTACCTGTCCTGTGAGTTTTTGCTCCAGTTCTATTCTTGCACACATGACAATCCAATTAAGATATCATTAAATGTGAGGCCTTTAATTAGACGAGGGCTAAAAGAGGACCAGGGAAAAAGCTTGTAGGACAGATTGGCCTTGAGACAAGGctgggaaacactgatgtaaGATATTCAGTTAGTCTCAACACACACCTGTAGCTATTCTTTTGCTTCCCCTGACATTGAGGAATGCTTCACTGAGTAGAAGGATTAAGATAAACAGCTGGTTCTAAAGGAAGGTTAAAATGATCCATTGACCAACTGATGTTGCTGATGATGAAAGTTACCttccagccaggtgtggagGTGTGGCACACGTCTCCATGTCGTCCCCACGGATAAGCCGGCGTAACCAAAGCAGTTCACAATTGCAGTGCAGAGGATTCCCACCGAAATTTAAGCTTATGACAGCATTGTAGGGGGTGGGGCTTATTGCACCTGTCTGTGACCTGAAGATGAGAGAAGAAAGGGACATCACTTTACTTGCACATATTTGTAAGGCTTAATGGAGTTAAAGTTCATTTAAATGCTATATTCTTGATCAGTTTGACTTGTAGTCAATGTTGGACGAACTATAAATGTGTTGTACCTCAtgcttttttgtaattttaattCAATTGTAAATGTAAGAATGTTGATCAGTGAGCGTGAGTTTAGTAGGTATCATTTTCCCCTcactatgtttttttattgctatGAAATTGTTGAGCATTTAAAGGGTGAGTTTAAGGAACAAAACTCATTTTGCCACAAAGTGAGGTCTTGGCATCAGCAGGTTAACAAGAGCTTGCTGctcaaaatgagaaaaacaagtCATTTTGAAAATGGTCCACAGCAGGTGGATCAAACCTACCCAGGAGCAAAACTTAGAAGTAGTGCAGTTATAAGCATCTGGCATCTGGCCTGTGCAACTTACAATTAGAATACATTTGCAAATAACAAGGATGAAAACAGGACTCTGTTTAGCTTACTTCCTAAGCACGTTTCTGGAAGGTGGGTCTGAAGACTGGGGCGGTAATACACTACCACCGTAATAGTTTAATAGCTTTAATGTCTGTATAATTTTCTTAGCGAAGGAACATTGTTGGTAAATAAAGCAAGACAGTATGGATGAAGCAGTGGGATATAAGTGTATGCATATATAGGTATTTGGGTATATACATGGAGGAGAAAAGGAAACTATAAAGAGTGCCAGTGGACGGCTGCTGATTACAGCTCTGGATAACACTTTATAATAGCCATCATTAATGGCAAATGGAAAATTGATAGTTAAATAAACACgttattttactgtaaacaaatgatgaaatgataatttataggtttacttattattagTGACGCTATAATTTGTTATTTGATCATATTTTAAGTATTTGTTAATGATTACCAAATGATGATTTAAGAAACTGTTTGTGAACTGTTAATTATTTGGATGCTATTATGAAGTTGCAAGTGATGATTATAATACCTTGTTAATGGTGATAAATACTTAAAGCAACTACAAACATATACAACTATCAGTGCTCAAATAATCATCTCTTTCATAGCTCACTAAAAACTCTTGAACACTTGGGCCAAATTAATTCAGGTTACTTGATAAACCACTTATTAATCATTAACTAATTATTATAAGTATTAGTTGCAACTTCATAATAGCATCTAAATAGTTTGTCAATCGTTAATTGTTTTAAAAACCATCCATAaagtatatatttaattttaaaaactaaTGATTTTATATTACACTGAactaatgataaaataacataCATTATAACATTACTAATAATTGGTAtagtataataaaataaatcattattccactgtttgttaacagtaaaaaaaacttcattttaattaactttcaatttaccatttattacatttattatggTTATTACAAAGTGTTCCTCACCTCTCTTGGTCTTGGCTTTGAACATTCAACATATTCACTCGACAATTAGTAACTAAGACCGTACAACCCCCAAGCAATTTGCTTTAAAACTCATCTGTGCTGAGCGCAAGTTGCCTGAGGTCGTGTCACAGCTGGATCTGGTTATTTCGGAGTTAGCTTGAGCTTATTTGGCACCTCTAAAATGAGTATGATTTTCTTTACCTCGCTCATTACTTTCCATGAATCCATTTCCAAAGTTGAAAATGTATGACTAGCCAGTAAGTGGGCACTGGAGACCTTGAGGGCCTTATTAATTCACCTTGCGGCAACTTGCCCCTGTGGCTTTCTTTGACACACACGGCGTGGAACAAGCCACTGCCTTATTTTCATATAACGAAACACAAAAGGGAAATACAATGAGAACACAGGGTATGGTTTCCTCACATGTTCCAGCCTGTAGACTTTTAAGACTGACAGGATTTATATTGGGATGTACATATAGTGCGTATGGATGATTAGAAGGCAAAATATATAGTGAAGGGATTGACTTCGAATTTTACAGAATGTCTGCACACCAACATTGTCTGTTGTCACTGAATATTTCCACGAAACCACATCTTAGAGAAACATAAAAGAAGAAGCTTAAGAGCTGCAGTACCTTGCAAATAGGGCATCAGGAGGCATGGTCCGGAGCCTGTTGGACGTCATATCCAGCCTTGCAAGCTTGTACAGCTCTCCAAAGACACCTTCCGCTATGTGGTCTATCAGGTTATGGTCCAGGTTGAGAGTGTGCAGACTGGCCATCTTCTGAATGGACTCCCATGGCACCCTGTAGCAACAAAATAGAGAACTATTTAGAGAATAGTGTGAGAATCTTTAAATTAATAGAATTTGTGCCATGATTGGTGATTTATTCTTGTTTAAGAGTGGATCAATTAGCAAAGTAGTGGTAGCTGTGAAGACAGGTCCGCCACTGATGGTTAGTGTCCCTTGTGGGTCACATTGACTCTATTAGATAATCAACCGGATTAAAAAATGAGTGCTGCTACTAGATCAGTCAAAGCTTACTCTCTGTGTTCCGAGCACATTTCTGAGTTACTCTGCGGAAAATGGGAAGAAGCAAAGACTGACTTCTGACAGACTTCAACAACAGATGCTTATTTTCCTTCTCaatccttctcttttctgggtTTCACCAGTCCCATCTGTGACCCATTGCTGTAGTCATTTAGTATTCTGTTTGTGCAAGCATTCACTTAAGAACTGTGTTGGTCAAATTGGAGAGTCAAAACCGAGGACTGAGAACCAGCAAAATAGAATACACGAAGTAATGCATTTATGTTTGGAGTCAGGGTCATACACTGTTGATATCATCTTGTGTCCTGTCCTTGTTGACTTCAATGCAGTGTGTCTCTCAGTCTTAGAGTacactgtactttgtgttaTCTGATATACACTGTAGTATTCTCAGGGCTGAGCACATAGAGAACCTGCTCTCTCTCAATATCCCACATTATTAAGTTGATTTCAAAGATAATTTGGGGAGAATATACTGCTTAGTGTAATTTAAGTTTAATCCCTTCAAGGGGAGATGGAAAGTTGCTAAATTATTGTAGGCTACAACAAAGCACCTTGTTAAGAAAAGTGCTATAAACTTTGAGTTCATTTTAGTTTATTATAAAAGCAGATGGTCACTGTCTTGTCTATGAAGCGCAATGTCTCTGGACAATGTGAGGAGAAAGAAGTACTAGGCTTAAtgatttataaatcatgtttgtggtgtagactacagagagaagGACAAATGAAGGATAGTGTTGCACAAGCATGCCTCTTTGATATGATCTAAATTATTGCCCACAAACACtttaattttgttattaaaCTCATCTTACAGGCCTTGAGTCATAACAGGAGTCCGATGTCGCTAGTGCAGAAGCCAACCAATAATTTGGTCAtaacttcttttttatttattgttttaattaataaaGACGGGAAATTCACCCGTCATGTCTGCATTGCTGAACATCTGTGTCCCAGAAGGTTAAAAACATGAGCTCAGTTCAGGTTCCAGAGATGCTCCATAAAATTCTGCTAAAAGCAGTATTTGAACAAATCTAAGCTGCAGGAGACACCAAGCGCCCATGAGTTTCCTTCACAATTAAATTACACAGGTCATGTTCTCATATGACATCGGTTTCCATTTTTGAGCATTTTTAACCTTCATAAGAAAACATCTGCGATGCAGGCTCACTTTGAATTTCAGTCTGTAAAGACCCCTCCCAGTAAGCCGCATCAAAAGGCAAACGGCAGTTGCTAATGCACATATAATTAAAACTTAACATTTTTCGTATGGCTTGGTGTAGGTTGGAGAGAGGCCAGAGAGCTCCTGTCGAGGAGACAAATGAAACCTCTTAATCAGAACTGACAGCCAAAAGCTGCTGAATTCATCAATGCGGTGGGACACTATGAAGAGCAGAATAGGCGGTTGATAGAGAATATCATCATTGTTCTGACTTATTATTTCATCCAGAGGGATACATAGTGATGCTGTCCCCATTGTCCTAGATAGACATGAGTGGAATACTACAAATTGTGCTAAAGGAAGAACCGGATACAATAGATATAGcaatacacactcacactgagTGAAGTGAGCTCAGGCATGTGCTCATCACATCTTAAAGAAAATCGAAGTCAAAGAAAATTAGGACCTCATCAAAATTGATTCACTTTCAATTTCCTGAGCTTCTAGTACTCTCCTCCCAGCCTCAGCAGTTTGAGCTGGTTCTCCTTCATTGTGTTTGCTGACTTTGCTGTGATGTCAGGGTTTCCCCTGCCACTTTCGAGCGTGGAGTTTCACTGTGTCTGCGCTGAAACTGAGCGCCTGAGTTTTGAGCCTGGGTATACAGTTTCTACTTGACAAAGCAGAACAGTACATTCTCTGAAGGCACGATGCGTGTGGGTGATTACAACAGAAGCAAAAGCTTACCTCCTGAGGTTATTGTAGGACATGTCGAGGTCTTCCAGTGTGAGCAAACAAGCTTCCCCTGCCCCAGGTTCCCAGATTTGAGCCAGCTGGTTGTTGTTGACGATCAGGTGTTGCAGATTGACCAAACCTGAAACCAGTCTATGTCTCCCAAGCATGATGTCACAGCGATCCTATGATACACACATGGAAATATGAATAATACCCACAGAGGTTTTAATCAATGTTTTTTCCGTGTAGCTTGAGTTATCTCAAAATTTTACCAAAATAGTTAtgttatacaaaaaaataggacTACTCTTTTGGCTCACCATCCAGATGCAGCGAGCGCAAACTCTCCAGGTCACCAAATGTCATTGGTCGGATCAGGTGGATGGTATTCCTCGACAGAGTCAAATCAACCAATCCGGTCATGTTGACAAAGTCAATCCCGCCCACTTCCGTGATGAAGTTGTCAGCCAGTCGCAGCTCCACGGTGCGGCGGTCAACGTGCGGGGGGACAAACAGGAGGCCCTTGTCGGCGCAGAGCGTGCTGAGCGACTCCGAAAGGTTTCGACACACGCAGTGGAAGGGACAGGCCGAGACCACGCCCCACGTCTCCCCTGCTCCAATCAGAGAAGGCAGCAGGCAGCATGTGACCAGAGCCAGCCAGTGAAACGCCGGGAAAGGGGCAGAGTCGAGACGGGTTTTCTTCGTGGCCCTGGGGCATGCGCAGTGGACGAGATGGGATGAGGAGGTCAAAGATGAGACgaagagaggggggagaagagaaagagagaggatggatggagggaagaGGGAAGGGAAGGTGGAACCTTCTGCCCTTTGTTCGGGGTGGCGGTGTGTGTCGGGCAGGTGCTTTTTTCTGCGGGGATTGAGGGGTGGGGGGACAGGCATGGTAGAATGCCTGGCGATCCACAGACCTGGAGGGAGAATGGGgatggaaaaaagagaaaaatgggTTTTAGTTTTGTTCCCTTTTCAGAGATTGTTTTATAAGAGATGTCTgaagtgtgtctttgtgtctgatttCCTGTCTTCCACCTACTCTGACTAGACAGAGCTGGAACGAGAGCCAGTTCTACACACATGCATAGTTGTGTGGGTTAAGGCCTCCTCTTAAATGAGTACCACTCTGCACTAATGCCCACTTGGTGCTtcacagcattaaaaaaaaaaaaaaacatattgaaaGATTGAGACAGCCCTGCAACAAATACTCTCTTACTGTACCTCTTACATAAACATTTGCAAGTACACACCTCTTCACCACTACAGCTTATCGCCTAGCAACAACATCCCAATAGACTGAACACAGCCAGTCCCCATAGTAACAAGTTACCTAGAAACCTGTAAGAGCAGATTAGACAAGTGTTATATCATCGGACCCTTTCTTAAGACTGTGGGTCAGAGAATCAAATTGGATTACCGGGCTATCAGGAAGCACCAAGCCCAATGTAGGTCTCATACATGGCTCCCATTGTAATCTTAGACGTGCAGCAAATATCCCAGAAAACATACGCTTTGTGCGCAGACATCGTTAAATACAGCTATGCATTGGTAAGGTATAGAGATGAGTCACTGCCACTGATTGGCATGCATAATTGTCGTCATAGCAACTGTAACCTAGATACAGAGAGAGTGACAGGGAGTGTTGATGACAGTCAGCCACGGTAACTTGGGAGAGGAGACTGAGAATGAGATGGTTTGTCAGACAGACGGACTAGCATCGTTGGAGAGACAGTATGTGTAGAGGTGTATTTTTATGTGGTGCAAATCTGGAAACTTGTGCAGCAGAGTAGAGCCTTGAGCCTGGTGATTATATAGTGATATATAATGTATGCAACCTAATACTTTGAGTAACGGCAAGACATAACCGTATATCATGCTGACTTTACAGGTTGACTTATATTGCTGGCTCAATATTTTCCATTAGGTGCTAGCTTTGCTCTTTCTGTGTGAAAGTATTTTGCACTCTCCTCTCATTGCTTTAGTCCCCTTCCAAAATGTGAGTCAGACTACAGCTTCAGTCAGATTAAGAAACCTAATGCTTGAAATGAGGATACATTTTTATCTCATCCTCCTAAATGTTTTCACTTTCAAAGCGAACGAGAAGGAAGGAAATGAGCTGTATCTGTCTCAGATGATGGGAACGCATTACTTATGGATTACTTTAGGCTCCAATGAATGATATCATCACTTCCTGCAGGATCTTTGGGCAGAACATTAAACTGATGGGCTATTGGTTTAAGGAGAGAAATGCAGTTTGATTTGATAACAGGCAGAACGACAAGTCTCTGTCCAATCATACTGTAGGACCTTTAACAGGCTACAATGACTTAAGTGTTAGAAAAAACTGCTTTTGTTGTCAATTTTTGCTACTTAACTCCTAATGCTTGAGTGTCACTTAGTCGCTCTAGGGAGCTGTAATGACTAACTAGGAACTTGGTACCCTTTTTAaaccaaactttaaaatataactCCTAATTCGAAATAGTACAGCAGATAGTTATTTCCTTATGTCTGGTGTCATCAGTTTCAAAACATGGCTTGCAGCCAGAGAGAGTAGGGGTGTGCAGGCAGGGAGGGGACAAAGTCACGATTGCCTGCAGTGACAGCCAGTCCCCAGGGCAGTCAGCGTTGGAAGTCGACTGCTCCTGAACTCCCGTGGAGGCACGCATACTAAAATCTGAAAAATCGCCCTGGAAAAAGTGAGATGGCGCTCTGCGGCGGTCCAGAAAAGCCCTTACGTCAGGTGGTGTTGTAGAACGAGCGGGGCGCTTCAGTCCAGGCTCGACCAGCTTACTCCCGCGCTTTGCTAATGCTCGCTCCTCAGACAGCTTACGTTACACCGCAGCTCGCTGAATGTCAATACACTCGCACACTCTCCTGTTGCACAGCCTGTCTCTCCACTCCTTCCTTTGACCTTTATCATTCCTTCAACCCCCATTTCTTATCTTTTCCCCCTCTTTTACTCTGTCTCTGCCCTTTCATTCTCGTAATAACTTCtgctcctgctcagtctttttcttttgctcTCTCGTTAATTTTCACCTCCTCTCCTTGTGAAAGCCTTCACATCCTTTTCCTTTGTGTCATGTGCACACCTTAACCCTCCCCCCtacctctcctcttcttcctcttacTCTATTACTTGGGattgttctttctttctttgccaTCCATCCCCTACCATTTGTCTCTCACTGCAGTGCTCCTCCTTGTGTTTTCCATCTGTTTCTATCCTGGGTCTCCATCCTTGCTCACCTTCCATCTTATAACCCTTTCCGCCCCTGGCTGCTCTGTAAATTTgcccattttctttctttctgtctttttccctctctttctttccctctgtctTGTCTGCCCTTGAGGCAACCTGAGCACGACAATGTTATCAGTCACCGCTTTACCCCACcaccttctctcctccttttcccccccttctccacctcctccgcctgtctttttgtcttgtcTCTCTATTGCTTGCTGACTCTGCTGCCCTCCATGTCTCCTTGCCTCTTCTGCTTCTACTTTCAGTCACAaattatgcacacacacacacacacacccccctccCTCAGATCCTGCGTGCCACACATGATTTTGTCCTACCCTCTGCTGTGCTATGCCTGTCTCAGAGACACGCTCCCTACTTCTTTTCCActtctccccttcctcttcatctCTTATTCTTCCTCTATTACAGAGCAGATCTCATTTGCAACTAGAGCAGTGCAGTATTGGAgctttctgacacacacacacacacacacacacctacatacacacacaggtcaggTGTAACGGATCTGTCCGCCTAGGGATCGATCTGACCCAGAGAGATGGATAGCACCCTGTCCCATTCATTTAcactcctcctcttgctctttctttctctcccaaCCTCATCATCCATGGCTATAGTGTTCCTTGTCTTTCCCATTTAAAGGTCGTAATCATACGTGTAATTGATTTGTACAGGTATGTATTGTTAGGGGGGTCACTTTGTATACTGAGGCTTGGTCTCTTTACGTTCACTCGTTTGGACGCAGTGTGTGCTTGCTCAGCTATTGCAGTAGTTTCCaataaaataaagtgaaaaCATTAAGCAAATGTTTGGAATTGtggataaataaaatgtgaatcaactttattttatgcaaataaattaaaaagaattCCACACCAATATCTACAGCAGTATGTACCACAACATAAAATATATCTTTTCCAATATGACAACATTTCTTCCTCAGCCGAGCCAAACTATCTTgcattgtttgtctttgttttgaatTTATGGCATCTTCACTCATCAGGCATCAGGTTTGTAAATTGtaaaaatgcacattttcaTAATATAGAAAAGGATAAGTTCCCAGagtccaaggtgatgtcttcagtttgttttttgtttttttgttgtttttttttatattcagtttGCCATCGTATAAAACCGAATACATTTGCAAATCCTCAAACTTTAGTCAGTTAATGTGTGAGTTGACCATCAGCTAGTATCAACACCTAATGTGTATGGTTTgctcaaggtgtgtgtgtgtgtgtgtgtgtgtgtgtgtgtgtgtgtgtgtgtgtgtgtgttcctgtgtgtgatTTAATGTGACATTTTCCTGCACTTAGGAAGCATTAAGTTCTCTCGCCCTTAAGAGTTTGCTGCTGAATTTGCAA
It encodes the following:
- the LOC120573491 gene encoding leucine-rich repeat and fibronectin type-III domain-containing protein 4 yields the protein MPVPPPLNPRRKKHLPDTHRHPEQRAEGSTFPSLFPPSILSLSLLPPLFVSSLTSSSHLVHCACPRATKKTRLDSAPFPAFHWLALVTCCLLPSLIGAGETWGVVSACPFHCVCRNLSESLSTLCADKGLLFVPPHVDRRTVELRLADNFITEVGGIDFVNMTGLVDLTLSRNTIHLIRPMTFGDLESLRSLHLDGEPKELVSGLVNLQHLIVNNNQLAQIWEPGAGEACLLTLEDLDMSYNNLRRVPWESIQKMASLHTLNLDHNLIDHIAEGVFGELYKLARLDMTSNRLRTMPPDALFARSQTGAISPTPYNAVISLNFGGNPLHCNCELLWLRRLIRGDDMETCATPPHLAGRYFWSIPEEEFTCEPPLITRHTHKLWVLEGQRATLKCRSIGDPEPVVHWVSPDDRIIANSSRTSSFSNGTLDMLVTVVRDDGAYTCIAINAAGEATATVDLKIIPLPQRGGAGGNTGSNNVNTKNNRNVTNGILRADPGSSDISTGKNGGINNGAGRGGEVEDGRRGGEDHEDDSSRASEGERADGGSMEDDVGDEEEERMVGVQGVTSTSAQVRWDMGRMSAAYVVWMYQIQYNCTADETLIYRILPPTSDRFLLKNLVSGVDYNLCVLAIFDDTITTLAATKVLGCATFSTKDVYPACRSLQAHFLGGTLTILVGGVVVVTLLVFTVALMVRHRVCNHGDHMICHNGNTEAGGGACCQGGCGGGGDKGGNSGGCYQSNGSGDMMMVVLPNGLPSKRGGETDKEKENEKEDSASSLPPKLPPKPRPKPKVNLEHFLSAGGVVSMTTGAVGEMALVVRQRKLDKAPPYTPESDRTPLYYSPSPSSTLPRQSHSRDRPKPRLERELTNRASFSLAAPLRDSELLDWRISPRSRDKWNSSQAYQSPLSPLSPVCGTVSKRRHSLDMGSSVALATDAATTVAKRYGAVNYAKRLSVIWTRRSQSLHGMLVQCASTTSTTSSTTSDEESGGGFGARCQFQQGYIHAYNTTNSNSNTGISTGKASSVKDRGRQTGKDGKSAEELEESVV